TATAGAATTTTTCTTTCATCTTATTCCTTTCTCTGGGGGGGCGAAACGCCCCCCCAGACATTATCTTCCTTTTCTTCCCACCAATTCATCTAGTGTTACATCTAGTGCATCTGCCAATTTTATAAGAGTATCCATAGTTGGATTATTTCGTTTTCCTGTAGCCAGATCGTATAG
This genomic window from Solobacterium moorei contains:
- a CDS encoding helix-turn-helix domain-containing protein, with product MLSNKIEQLRKEKGYTFAKLSELTRISTGRLYDLATGKRNNPTMDTLIKLADALDVTLDELVGRKGR